The Desulfovibrio sp. genomic interval CGCCAGCAACAGGTCGTCGCGGCGCTTGGCCAGGCCGAGAAAGAGCGCCAGCAGGAAGGTCATGATCACGATCCAGTGGCTGGGCGTGATCCCGGAGGCCGATCCCCCTCCGAAAACACGCAGCACGAACCCCACGGCGATGCTTATGAGGTCCACTATGGCCATGTGCTTCATTCCCATGGAATAGGCCACGTTGATGACCAGATACGCCCCCAGGATGCCCGCGAAAGCCTTGCCCGGAACCAGCGGAGTAAGCGCAAGCGCCACACCGGCCAAGAAGGCCAGATACACCCAAGCCACCCTGGTGCTGACAAGACCCGAAGCGATGGGCCGGTTTTTCTTGATGGGGTGCTCGCGATCCTGGGGAGCGTCCCGCAGGTCGTTGAACACATAGACCGCGCTGGCGGCCAGGCAGAACACCGCAAAGGCCAGAAGCGTACCGGATATGGCCGCCTGATCCGAGAGCTTCCATCCAAAAAACAGAGGCAGCAGCACGAAGAGGTTCTTCAGGTACTGGTGCGGGCGGGCCAGGCGAACGAGGCCTTTGAGGAGTTCGACGTTCATGGCGTAGCGCGCCTTCTACCCTGTTTGCCAGGCGATGAAAACCCGTCACGGCCTGAAAGCCTCCGGTGCCCCTCCCCGCTTGCTCAGGTCCGTACTCTTTTGTAATTTCAAGCAATCGTATGTGACTGAATAATTCTCCCCGTGAGGCACCATCGTATGCGAATGATACCCAGGCTTCTTGCCCTCGTCGCCTTCGCTGCCGCAACCCTTCTTGGCAGCACCGCCTTCACACAGTCTGGTAAACCCGCCGCCTTTGCCCCAAAAGGATACCACACCGCCTCGAGCGAGGCGGAAACAGCCCTCGACGCGATACTTCGCCTCTCGGACAAGGACGACAACATGCTGAACTTCGTCCTGCACACGCCCGACTACAAGCCCAAGGCGGACAAGGGCTATGCTGGTCACTTCACCCAGCGGCTTCTGCGCGACATGGCCGAGATGGAAAAGCGGGAAGTTAAAAGCAAGTGCGGGGGCAAGTACTTGAAGGGTGAGCTCTGCGGCACTGAATACAACCCCCTCACCTGCGCCCAGGATGCGAGCGACTCGGGGTATCTGTACCGAACTGACTCCTCGGGAGATTCGAAGGCCACCATCTCCTATGCCTGGCCTGGGGAAAAGAAGAGGCTCGCCGTGTTCCAGATGGTTCTTGAAAACGGCCGTTGGAAGATCGATTCGGTCAAGTGCAACCCAGACGAGTGACCATCGAGGCGGATTAAGCGTCAGGCTTTGCGTCCCGAACAAAACAGGACCGCCGGACAAATGCCCGGCGGCCCTGTTTTTTCGCACCTTACTTGAAATCTAAAGCATCCTGCCCATGGGCTCCAGATCCTTGGCCGGGACGAGCTCGCCCATGCGGGTGACCACCAGGTCCTCCACAGGCACTTCTGTTCCGGCCATCTGGGCGGCCTGCTTCACCAGCGTGGCCAGCCCAGTGCAACAGGGAACCTCCATGCGAAGCACCTGGACCTTCTTTATCCCCGAGGACCTAAACATCTGCACCAGCTTACTCAGATACGGCTGTGGATCGTCGAATTTGGGACAAGCGATCATGACCACCTTGCCTGCCAGGCGCTGGTTGAATCCGGGCAACGCCACCGGGGCGCAGTCCGCCGCGATGATCACCTCGGCGCCGCGCAGGAAGGGGGCCTCGGGCGGAACCAGGCGCAGCTTCACGGGCCAGTGTCCAAGGTAGGATTCTTTCACGGCTGCATCCTGAGCCGGGGTTCTATGTCCGCCAGCTGGACGGTCCAGATTGGCCGCTCGGGACCCAGGGCAACCCCCACCGGCCGGGCGGTTCATGGTCATCATGCTGGAACCGGGGCAGCCGCAGCCCAGGCTAGGCGCAGCCTCGGCCTTCTTCATGGCCTCGAGCTCGTGATGCACCGCTTCCTCATCGA includes:
- a CDS encoding decaprenyl-phosphate phosphoribosyltransferase; translation: MNVELLKGLVRLARPHQYLKNLFVLLPLFFGWKLSDQAAISGTLLAFAVFCLAASAVYVFNDLRDAPQDREHPIKKNRPIASGLVSTRVAWVYLAFLAGVALALTPLVPGKAFAGILGAYLVINVAYSMGMKHMAIVDLISIAVGFVLRVFGGGSASGITPSHWIVIMTFLLALFLGLAKRRDDLLLAACGPKTRKCLDGYSLEFVSLCMAVMAGVVIVSYILYTLSPDVMAKHGTDQLYLTSLWVVAGILRYMQITYVEQRSGSPTQVLLRDPFIQVCIGFWVVSCYLILYVFK
- a CDS encoding DUF3828 domain-containing protein gives rise to the protein MRMIPRLLALVAFAAATLLGSTAFTQSGKPAAFAPKGYHTASSEAETALDAILRLSDKDDNMLNFVLHTPDYKPKADKGYAGHFTQRLLRDMAEMEKREVKSKCGGKYLKGELCGTEYNPLTCAQDASDSGYLYRTDSSGDSKATISYAWPGEKKRLAVFQMVLENGRWKIDSVKCNPDE
- a CDS encoding ferredoxin gives rise to the protein MKTIRKIVEIDEELCNGCGECIPNCAEGAMYIENGKAKIKADKLCDGLGACLGHCPMGALKIIEREADEFDEEAVHHELEAMKKAEAAPSLGCGCPGSSMMTMNRPAGGGCPGSRAANLDRPAGGHRTPAQDAAVKESYLGHWPVKLRLVPPEAPFLRGAEVIIAADCAPVALPGFNQRLAGKVVMIACPKFDDPQPYLSKLVQMFRSSGIKKVQVLRMEVPCCTGLATLVKQAAQMAGTEVPVEDLVVTRMGELVPAKDLEPMGRML